The proteins below come from a single Panicum hallii strain FIL2 chromosome 7, PHallii_v3.1, whole genome shotgun sequence genomic window:
- the LOC112901184 gene encoding LRR receptor kinase SERK2-like: MAASALRWWWAAAFVSLVVGVSRRVVANTEGDALYSLRQSLKDTNNVLQSWDPTLVNPCTWFHVTCDTDNSVIRLDLGNAQLSGPLVPQLGQLKNMQFLELYSNNISGPIPPELGNLTNLVSLDLYLNNFTGNIPDTLGQLLKLRFLRLNNNSLSGQIPKTLTAITTLQVLDLSNNNLSGEVPSTGSFSLFTPISFANNPNLCGPGTTKPCPGAPPFSPPPPYNSPTPTSSKGASSTGAIAGGAAAGAALLFAIPAIAFALWRRRKPEEHFFDVPAEEDPEVHLGQLKRFSLRELQVATDNFSNRNVLGRGGFGKVYKGRLTDGSLVAVKRLKEERTPGGELQFQTEVELISMAVHKNLLRLRGFCMTPTERLLVYPYMANGSVASRLRERGPDDPPLEWETRARIALGSARGLSYLHDHCDPKIIHRDVKAANILLDESFEAVVGDFGLARLMDYKDTHVTTAVRGTIGHIAPEYLSTGKSSEKTDVFGYGIMLLELITGQRAFDLARLANDDDVMLLDWVKGLLKEKKLEQLVDPDLQGGYTDEEVESLIQVALLCTQGSPMERPKMSEVVRMLEGDGLAERWEEWQKVEVVRQEAERAPRHNDWIVDSTYNLNAVELSGPR; this comes from the exons ATGGCGGCGTCGGCGCTGAGGTGGTGGTGGGCGGCAGCGTTCGTATCGTTGGTGGTCGGCGTGAGCCGCAGGGTCGTCGCCAACACGGAGG GTGATGCTCTATACAGTCTACGCCAAAGCCTGAAAGATACTAACAATGTGCTTCAGAGTTGGGATCCCACTTTGGTTAATCCATGTACGTGGTTCCATGTTACTTGTGACACCGATAACAGTGTCATCAGACT tGATCTTGGAAATGCACAACTATCAGGTCCATTGGTGCCACAGCTTGGGCAGTTGAAAAATATGCAATTTCT GGAACTTTACAGTAACAATATAAGTGGGCCAATACCGCCTGAACTGGGGAACTTAACTAACTTGGTCAGTTTGGATCTGTACCTCAACAACTTCACTGGCAATATTCCTGACACCTTAGGGCAACTATTGAAGCTGCGGTTTCT CCGTCTTAATAACAACAGCCTTTCTGGTCAAATTCCAAAAACCTTGACTGCAATCACCACTCTTCAAGTTCT GGATCTCTCAAATAACAATCTCTCAGGAGAGGTGCCATCAACTGGCTCATTTTCACTCTTTACCCCTATAAG TTTTGCTAACAACCCAAATCTATGTGGCCCTGGTACTACAAAGCCTTGTCCTGGGGCTCCTCCTTTTTCTCCACCCCCTCCATACAATTCCCCAACACCAACTTCATCAAAAG GTGCGTCTAGCACTGGAGCAATTGCTGGAGGTGCTGCGGCTGGCGCTGCGTTGCTGTTTGCTATACCTGCCATTGCATTTGCATTGTGGCGTAGGCGTAAACCTGAAGAGCATTTCTTTGATGTCCCTG CTGAGGAGGATCCAGAAGTTCACCTTGGACAACTTAAGAGGTTCTCACTCAGAGAGCTTCAAGTTGCTACAGATAATTTTAGCAATAGGAATGTTCTAGGAAGAGGCGGTTTCGGGAAGGTGTATAAAGGGAGACTGACAGATGGTTCATTGGTAGCGGTGAAAAGATTAAAGGAGGAACGCACACCTGGAGGAGAGCTCCAGTTCCAAACAGAAGTTGAACTTATTAGTATGGCGGTGCACAAGAATCTGCTCCGGCTCCGTGGATTCTGCATGACACCTACAGAGCGGTTGCTAGTCTATCCATACATGGCGAATGGAAGCGTCGCGTCGCGCCTCCGAG AACGTGGGCCGGATGATCCGCCTCTTGAATGGGAAACAAGGGCTAGGATCGCGCTGGGATCCGCCAGAGGTCTCTCTTACCTGCACGACCACTGTGACCCCAAGATCATCCACCGCGACGTGAAGGCCGCCAACATCCTGTTGGACGAGAGCTTCGAAGCGGTCGTGGGCGACTTCGGCCTCGCCAGGCTCATGGACTACAAGGACACCCACGTGACGACGGCTGTCCGCGGGACGATCGGGCACATTGCGCCTGAGTACCTCTCCACCGGGAAGTCCTCCGAGAAGACGGACGTCTTCGGCTATGGGATCATGCTCCTGGAGCTCATCACCGGGCAGAGGGCCTTCGATCTCGCCCGCCTCGCGAACGATGATGACGTGATGCTGCTTGACTGG GTGAAGGGCCTGCTGAAggagaagaagctggagcagctgGTGGACCCGGACCTGCAGGGCGGGTACACGGATGAGGAGGTGGAGTCGCTGATCCAGGTGGCGCTGCTGTGCACGCAGGGGTCCCCGATGGAGCGTCCCAAGATGTCGGAGGTGGTGCGGATGCTGGAGGGCGACGGGCTGGCGGAGCGGTGGGAGGAGTGGCAGAAGGTGGAGGTGGTCCGGCAGGAGGCGGAGCGCGCCCCGCGCCACAACGACTGGATCGTCGACTCCACCTACAACCTCAACGCCGTCGAGCTGTCCGGCCCGAGGTAG
- the LOC112899301 gene encoding loricrin-like: MDDSFMNIPHPPPMNDPFVLGCSAPSSTMENMGQSTFCMDGLSPTMANCSHVNGNTQIMNDITARDDGSRLVLGLGPTPNFYSADCQSIGSKQAQRLSGQSSTFTDPGTLRLGLQMDGGEAIQCLQLPNGTLHCFGVVDEASTSATVRNMGGYMPSLLFAPRSNSTVNEAQVETPDSLDLTHSTDNTQHLQHHLQLSPEPSAMTESSFGVSSDVFTATTTSEQRSHPRHPKKCRFKGCSKGARGASGLCIAHGGGQRCHKPGCHKGAESSSAYCKAHGGGRRCEELGCTKSAEGKTDYCIAHGGGRRCEHPGCPKAARGKSGRCIKHGGGKRCSVKGCIRSAEGKAGLCISHGGGRRCQYPDCGKGAQGSTLYCKGHGGGKRCIFDGCSKGAEGSTPLCKAHGGGKRCMFEGGGVCAKSVHGATEYCVAHGGGKRCSVPGCTKSARGRTDCCVKHGGGKRCKVDNCGKSAQGSTDFCKAHGGGKRCTWSTGCEKFSRGKSGFCAAHGTLMARQREQEAVKNVGSMIGPGLFSGIVVSSATVGSSMTNEHSSSGISTASDCDGTVRSQSMIPPQVLVPRSMMPPWSSEPVDGGREGGHVVPEGRVHGGGLLSLLGGSFRNADVEKL; this comes from the coding sequence ATGGATGACAGCTTCATGAACATCCCCCACCCCCCTCCGATGAATGACCCCTTTGTGTTGGGATGCTCAGCCCCAAGCTCCACCATGGAGAACATGGGCCAAAGCACATTCTGTATGGACGGTCTGAGCCCAACAATGGCAAACTGTAGCCATGTCAATGGAAATACGCAGATAATGAATGACATAACAGCGAGAGATGATGGCAGCAGGTTAGTCCTTGGATTGGGTCCAACACCCAATTTTTATTCCGCAGATTGTCAGTCCATTGGGTCAAAACAAGCTCAGAGGTTGTCTGGCCAGAGTTCCACTTTCACTGATCCAGGGACGCTGAGGCTTGGCCTTCAAATGGATGGTGGGGAAGCAATTCAATGTCTGCAATTACCGAATGGAACACTCCATTGTTTCGGTGTTGTCGATGAGGCTTCAACATCTGCTACTGTAAGAAACATGGGTGGTTACATGCCATCTCTACTCTTTGCTCCCCGCTCCAATTCTACTGTCAATGAGGCACAGGTAGAAACCCCAGATTCACTAGACCTCACACATAGCACCGATAACACCCAACATcttcaacatcatcttcagctCAGCCCTGAGCCTTCTGCAATGACTGAGTCTTCATTTGGTGTGAGTTCTGATGTTTTCACTGCAACAACTACATCAGAACAACGCAGCCATCCCCGACATCCTAAGAAATGCAGGTTCAAGGGTTGCTCCAAAGGTGCAAGAGGCGCATCAGGATTGTGTATTGCTCACGGAGGCGGGCAGAGATGTCATAAACCTGGATGCCACAAAGGTGCTGAAAGCAGCTCTGCCTACTGCAAAGCCCATGGTGGTGGTCGTCGGTGTGAGGAGCTTGGTTGCACCAAAAGTGCAGAAGGAAAAACAGATTATTGCATTGCTCATGGTGGAGGCCGCCGCTGCGAACATCCTGGCTGTCCTAAAGCTGCACGGGGTAAGTCAGGGCGGTGCATCAAGCATGGTGGGGGGAAGAGATGCTCGGTTAAAGGTTGCATTCGGAGCGCCGAGGGGAAGGCTGGACTGTGCATTTCTCATGGTGGTGGCCGACGATGCCAGTACCCGGACTGTGGAAAGGGGGCTCAGGGTAGCACATTGTACTGCAAGGGGCATGGTGGTGGCAAGAGGTGCATCTTTGATGGCTGCAGCAAAGGCGCAGAGGGTAGCACACCTCTGTGCAAAGCTCATGGTGGTGGTAAGCGATGCATGTTTGAAGGAGGCGGCGTCTGTGCAAAGAGCGTGCACGGGGCTACTGAATACTGCGTGGCACATGGAGGAGGGAAGCGCTGttccgtgcctggctgcaccaaGAGCGCCCGTGGCCGCACTGACTGCTGCGTGAAGCATGGTGGCGGCAAGCGGTGCAAGGTTGACAACTGCGGCAAGAGCGCCCAGGGGAGCACGGACTTCTGTAAAGCCCATGGTGGAGGCAAACGGTGCACATGGAGCACAGGCTGTGAGAAGTTCTCCCGTGGCAAGAGTGGCTTCTGCGCTGCGCATGGTACCTTGATGGCTAGGCAGCGAGAACAAGAGGCGGTGAAGAATGTAGGAAGCATGATTGGACCAGGTCTCTTCAGCGGCATCGTGGTGTCATCTGCCACCGTGGGAAGCAGCATGACAAATGAGCACTCGTCCTCAGGTATCAGCACCGCATCAGATTGTGATGGCACCGTTAGGAGCCAATCGATGATTCCTCCGCAGGTGCTGGTTCCTCGCTCCATGATGCCCCCTTGGTCATCTGAGCCTGTAGATGGGGGCAGAGAGGGAGGTCATGTTGTTCCTGAGGGGAGGGTGCATGGTGGTGGTCTCCTGTCTCTTCTCGGTGGCAGCTTCAGGAACGCTGATGTGGAAAAGCTTTGA
- the LOC112899302 gene encoding aldose 1-epimerase-like — protein MARAALLLPVALLLCLALVGSAGAARKMVGVYELKNKKGDFSIKVTNWGATLMSVIVPDSKGNLADVVLGYDTIAEYVNGSSYFGALVGRVANRVAKGRFVLDGKAYHLYINDGKNAMHGGHRGFSKVIWTVEEYVPDCDSPYITFYYHSFDGEQGFPGDLDVYVTYQLSSPYELSLRMNATALSKATPVNLVNHAYWNLGGHGSGDVLGHLVQVLASQYTPVDQSMIPTGEIAGVAGTPYDLRRPTPLGSRVGLVSGGGAAGYDVNYAVDGQGFAPVARVRDPASGRAMELWADQPGVQLYTSNWLKDEKGKAGKVYQKHGALCLETQAFPDAVNHHNFPSAIVRPGGVYRHDMLFKFSSW, from the exons ATGGCCAGAGCTGCGTTGCTCCTCCCTGTTGCTCTGCTGCTGTGCCTTGCCCTGGTGGGCagcgccggcgcggcgaggaAGATGGTTGGCGTCTACGAGCTCAAGAACAAGAAGGGGGATTTCTCCATCAAGGTCACCAACTGGGGAGCCACCCTCATGTCTGTCATCGTTCCGGACTCCAAAG GGAACCTGGCCGATGTCGTCCTTGGTTATGACACCATTGCTGAGTATGTG AACGGCTCTTCATACTTCGGGGCGCTGGTCGGCCGTGTGGCCAACAGGGTCGCCAAGGGCCGCTTCGTGCTCGACGGGAAGGCCTACCACCTGTACATCAACGACGGCAAGAACGCAATGCACG GTGGCCACAGGGGTTTCAGCAAGGTCATCTGGACGGTGGAGGAGTACGTGCCTGACTGCGACTCCCCTTACATCACCTTCTACTACCACAGCTTCGACGGAGAGCAAG GATTCCCGGGCGACCTGGACGTGTACGTGACGTACCAGCTGTCCAGCCCCTACGAGCTGAGCCTGCGCATGAACGCGACGGCACTGAGCAAGGCGACGCCGGTGAACCTGGTGAACCACGCGTACTGGAACCTGGGTGGCCACGGCAGCGGCGACGTCCTGGGCCACCTCGTCCAGGTGCTCGCGTCGCAGTACACGCCCGTGGACCAGTCCATGATCCCCACGGGCGAGATCGCCGGCGTCGCCGGCACGCCCTACGACCTGCGGCGGCCGACCCCCCTGGGCTCGAGGGTCGGCCTcgtctccggcggcggcgcggccggctaCGACGTCAACTACGCGGTGGACGGGCAGGGGTTCGCGCCGGTGGCGCGCGTCAGGGACCCGGCGTCCGGGCGGGCGATGGAGCTGTGGGCGGACCAGCCCGGCGTGCAGCTCTACACCAGCAACTGGCTCAAGGACGAGAAGGGCAAGGCCGGGAAGGTGTACCAGAAGCATGGCGCGCTGTGCCTGGAGACGCAGGCGTTCCCCGACGCCGTGAACCACCACAACTTCCCGTCGGCGATCGTCAGGCCCGGCGGGGTGTACCGCCACGACATGCTCTTCAAATTCTCCTCCTGGTAA